One genomic region from Haloprofundus salinisoli encodes:
- a CDS encoding NADH-quinone oxidoreductase subunit A — protein MNPWIAIGALAVVGIGIPIGMMAVSSLLRPSVPEQGKSATYESGEIPTGSARIQFNIQYYMVALLFVVFDIETVLIFPWTVIYRSALEQGVSLGAVLTPMLVFVGILVVGLLWAWRNGAVEWVKSPRATRRKTERQS, from the coding sequence ATGAATCCATGGATAGCCATCGGCGCACTGGCGGTCGTCGGCATCGGCATCCCGATTGGGATGATGGCGGTGTCGTCGTTGCTTCGCCCGAGTGTGCCGGAACAAGGAAAAAGTGCCACCTACGAGAGCGGTGAGATTCCGACGGGGAGCGCGCGCATCCAGTTCAACATCCAGTACTACATGGTTGCGCTGCTGTTCGTCGTCTTCGACATCGAAACCGTCCTCATCTTCCCGTGGACCGTCATCTATCGCTCCGCACTGGAGCAGGGTGTCAGTCTCGGAGCGGTGTTGACGCCGATGCTCGTCTTCGTCGGAATCCTCGTCGTCGGTCTCCTCTGGGCGTGGCGCAACGGCGCGGTCGAGTGGGTCAAAAGCCCGCGTGCGACCCGTCGGAAGACTGAGAGGCAATCATGA
- a CDS encoding NADH-quinone oxidoreductase subunit B, protein MSSDQPFVTDDSQVLTDTRDARLAGADNRFNSKLREAFGSSPFILTKFDKFMNWVRGSSMFMLQFGIACCSIEMMHTYAVKHDLDRFGAGVPRASPRQADVIIVPGTIVSKFAPRMKRVYDQMPEPKFVVGMGSCTISGGPFQEGYNVIKGAEEVIPVDIHIPGCPPRPEALVYGVAKLQERIANGESSPVVVKPYELEQFGDLERDEIVDQLAEEIDTDDLVMRYNWADSP, encoded by the coding sequence ATGAGTAGCGACCAGCCATTCGTCACAGACGATTCACAAGTACTGACCGATACCCGCGACGCCCGCTTGGCGGGCGCAGACAACCGGTTCAACTCCAAACTCCGGGAGGCGTTCGGCTCGTCGCCGTTCATCCTCACGAAGTTCGACAAGTTCATGAACTGGGTCCGGGGGTCGTCGATGTTCATGCTGCAGTTCGGCATCGCCTGCTGCAGCATCGAGATGATGCACACGTACGCGGTCAAACACGACCTCGACCGCTTCGGCGCGGGTGTGCCGCGTGCCTCGCCGCGACAGGCGGACGTCATCATCGTGCCGGGCACTATCGTCTCGAAGTTCGCCCCGCGGATGAAGCGCGTCTACGACCAGATGCCCGAGCCGAAGTTCGTCGTCGGCATGGGCTCCTGTACCATCTCGGGCGGCCCGTTCCAGGAGGGGTACAACGTCATCAAGGGCGCAGAGGAGGTCATCCCCGTCGACATCCACATCCCCGGTTGTCCGCCGCGCCCCGAGGCGCTCGTCTACGGCGTCGCCAAACTCCAAGAGCGCATCGCCAACGGCGAGAGTTCGCCGGTCGTCGTCAAACCGTACGAACTCGAGCAGTTCGGCGACCTCGAACGCGACGAGATCGTCGACCAACTCGCCGAGGAGATAGACACCGACGACCTCGTCATGCGCTATAACTGGGCTGATTCGCCATGA
- a CDS encoding NADH-quinone oxidoreductase subunit D: MSLERPETSESKSVQRHSADELADLLGDLVIGREEHINAPGYVIRPDSVQETLSLLKNEAGFDHLSCLTAEERADRYESIYHMKKFDDPTQEVSVVVPTSKDNPVSQSAEPVFRTADWHEREAYDLVGIEYEGHPDMRRILLPETWQGHPLAKDYDQERPQVVSLREHANPLQEDHRDDQDSETMYLNIGPHHPATHGVLHLECTLDGEQVADVNPDIGYLHRCEEQMCQNGTYRYQIMPYPDRWDYISAGLLNEWAYARAAEDLADIEVPEYAQVIRTMGAELCRIAAHMLAVGTFALDVYGDFTAIFMYAIRDREKAQNILEDLTGQRLMFNYFRLGGVVWDLPEPREEFFEKTRDFLEELPEALEEYHDLITGNEILQSRTIGTGVLPPEVAKNYGATGPVLRGSGVDYDLRRDDPYGYYENLDWNVIVEDGCDNYSRLLVRMKEVEESAKIIEQCIDILEDWPEDERNIQSNVPRTLRPEDDTEIYRAVEGAKGELGIYIRADGTEKPGRFKIRSPCFSNLQTLPEMSNGEYVPDMIASLGSLDIVLGEVDR; encoded by the coding sequence ATGAGCTTGGAACGACCCGAGACGTCCGAGAGCAAGAGCGTCCAGCGCCACAGCGCCGACGAACTCGCCGACCTGCTCGGCGACCTCGTCATCGGACGCGAGGAACACATCAACGCGCCGGGCTACGTCATCCGGCCGGACTCGGTCCAGGAGACGCTCTCGCTTCTGAAGAACGAAGCGGGCTTCGACCACCTCTCCTGCCTCACCGCCGAGGAGCGCGCGGACCGCTACGAGTCCATCTACCACATGAAGAAGTTCGACGACCCGACCCAGGAGGTCAGCGTCGTCGTTCCCACGTCGAAGGACAATCCAGTCAGCCAGTCGGCCGAACCGGTCTTCCGGACCGCTGACTGGCACGAGCGCGAGGCGTACGACCTCGTCGGCATCGAGTACGAGGGCCACCCCGACATGCGGCGCATCCTCCTGCCGGAGACGTGGCAGGGCCACCCGCTGGCGAAAGATTACGACCAGGAACGCCCGCAGGTCGTCTCGCTCCGCGAGCACGCGAACCCGCTCCAGGAGGACCACAGAGACGACCAGGACTCGGAGACGATGTACCTCAACATCGGGCCGCACCACCCGGCGACCCACGGGGTGCTCCACCTGGAGTGCACGCTCGACGGCGAGCAGGTCGCCGACGTCAACCCCGACATCGGCTACCTCCACCGCTGTGAGGAGCAGATGTGCCAGAACGGCACCTACCGCTACCAGATCATGCCGTACCCGGACCGCTGGGACTACATCTCGGCGGGCCTGCTCAACGAGTGGGCGTACGCCCGCGCGGCCGAGGACCTCGCCGACATCGAGGTGCCCGAATACGCGCAGGTCATCCGGACGATGGGCGCGGAGCTCTGCCGCATCGCCGCGCACATGCTGGCGGTCGGGACGTTCGCGCTCGACGTCTACGGCGACTTCACGGCCATCTTCATGTACGCCATCCGCGACCGCGAGAAGGCCCAGAACATCCTCGAGGACCTCACCGGTCAGCGGCTGATGTTCAACTACTTCCGTCTCGGCGGCGTCGTCTGGGACCTCCCCGAGCCCCGCGAGGAGTTCTTCGAGAAGACCCGCGACTTCCTCGAAGAGCTGCCGGAGGCGCTCGAAGAGTACCACGACCTCATCACCGGCAACGAGATTCTCCAGTCGCGCACCATCGGTACCGGCGTGTTGCCCCCGGAAGTCGCCAAGAACTACGGCGCGACGGGACCGGTGCTCCGCGGGTCGGGCGTCGACTACGACCTTCGCCGCGACGACCCCTACGGCTACTACGAGAACCTCGACTGGAACGTCATCGTCGAAGATGGCTGCGACAACTACTCGCGGCTGCTCGTCCGGATGAAGGAGGTCGAAGAGTCGGCGAAGATCATCGAGCAGTGCATCGACATCCTCGAGGACTGGCCCGAGGACGAGCGGAACATCCAGTCGAACGTGCCGCGGACGCTCCGTCCCGAGGACGACACCGAGATCTACCGCGCCGTCGAAGGCGCGAAAGGCGAACTCGGCATCTACATCCGCGCCGACGGCACCGAGAAACCCGGTCGCTTCAAGATTCGGAGCCCGTGTTTCTCGAACCTGCAGACGCTGCCGGAGATGTCGAACGGCGAGTACGTCCCGGACATGATCGCGTCGCTCGGCAGCCTCGACATCGTACTCGGTGAGGTCGACCGATGA
- a CDS encoding complex I subunit 1/NuoH family protein — MTPLQQGPVLLPERIAGLLGLGDGLLGQVVGGLLAAFLIANIMLAMTAVAGPWAKRKITAAFTDRIAVNRIGPFGLFIIIADAVRLLSKELIVPEGVDRPAWDLAPIILPASALLGFAVIPMGSGIQLADPETGLVFAFAVASIASLSLVMGGYASNNKYSLMGGLRAVAQNIAYEIPLIVTAASVVIFTGTLQMSEIVAVQREPLIGFGGGLTIPQWFAFVNPFAFVLFLVANMAEIGRNPFDIPEAPTEIVAGYQTEYSSVYFVLFYLGEFLHIFLGGALIATLFLGGPAAPIAALEVIPGFVWFLIKIWAVFLFTQWARSAIPRVRIDQLLDIGWKGMLVLSFANLVLTAIIVGVIA; from the coding sequence ATGACGCCGCTGCAGCAAGGACCGGTACTGCTGCCCGAACGCATCGCGGGCCTGCTCGGTCTCGGCGACGGGTTGCTCGGACAGGTCGTCGGCGGACTCCTCGCGGCGTTTCTCATCGCGAACATCATGCTGGCGATGACCGCCGTCGCCGGGCCGTGGGCGAAGCGGAAGATCACCGCGGCGTTCACCGACCGCATCGCGGTCAACCGTATCGGGCCGTTCGGCCTGTTCATCATCATCGCCGACGCGGTTCGACTGCTCTCGAAGGAGCTCATCGTTCCCGAAGGGGTCGATCGTCCGGCGTGGGACCTCGCACCCATCATCCTGCCGGCGTCGGCGCTGTTGGGCTTCGCGGTCATCCCGATGGGCAGCGGCATCCAACTGGCCGACCCCGAGACGGGGCTCGTCTTCGCGTTCGCCGTCGCGTCCATCGCGTCGCTGTCGCTCGTGATGGGCGGCTACGCGTCGAACAACAAGTACTCGCTCATGGGCGGCCTGCGCGCGGTGGCGCAGAACATCGCCTACGAGATTCCGCTCATCGTGACGGCGGCGTCGGTGGTCATCTTCACCGGCACGCTGCAGATGAGCGAGATCGTCGCCGTCCAGCGCGAGCCGCTCATCGGTTTCGGCGGCGGCCTGACGATTCCGCAGTGGTTCGCGTTCGTCAACCCGTTCGCGTTCGTGCTGTTCCTCGTCGCCAACATGGCCGAGATCGGCCGCAACCCGTTCGACATTCCGGAGGCACCGACCGAGATCGTCGCCGGGTACCAGACCGAGTACTCCAGCGTCTACTTCGTGCTGTTCTACCTCGGGGAGTTCCTGCACATCTTCCTGGGTGGCGCGCTCATCGCGACGCTGTTCCTCGGCGGCCCGGCCGCGCCCATCGCGGCGCTGGAAGTGATTCCGGGCTTCGTCTGGTTCCTCATCAAGATCTGGGCGGTGTTCCTGTTCACGCAGTGGGCGCGCTCGGCGATTCCGCGCGTCCGCATCGACCAGCTGCTCGACATCGGTTGGAAGGGGATGCTCGTGCTCTCCTTCGCCAACCTGGTTCTCACGGCCATCATCGTGGGAGTGATAGCATGA
- a CDS encoding NuoI/complex I 23 kDa subunit family protein — MIGILKSMATTMKHALDGQTFTVEYPDVAPEVSPRFRGVHKFSQERCIWCRQCENVCPNDTIQIVQDDKRNGEQYNLHIGQCIYCRLCEEVCPVDAILLTQNFEFTADTKNEFVYNKEQLKNVPWYKGIDPLNSRNPDRDAWVGEGDGEVDYQ, encoded by the coding sequence ATGATTGGAATCCTGAAATCGATGGCAACGACGATGAAACACGCCCTCGACGGCCAGACGTTCACCGTCGAGTACCCGGACGTCGCCCCCGAGGTGAGTCCGCGGTTCCGCGGCGTGCACAAGTTCAGCCAGGAGCGCTGCATCTGGTGTCGCCAGTGCGAAAACGTCTGTCCGAACGACACGATCCAGATCGTTCAGGACGACAAGCGCAACGGCGAGCAGTACAACCTCCACATCGGCCAGTGCATCTACTGCCGACTCTGCGAGGAGGTCTGTCCCGTCGACGCCATCCTGCTGACGCAGAACTTCGAGTTCACGGCGGACACGAAAAACGAGTTCGTCTACAACAAGGAACAGCTCAAGAACGTCCCCTGGTACAAAGGGATCGACCCCCTCAACTCGCGCAACCCCGACCGGGACGCGTGGGTCGGCGAGGGAGACGGCGAGGTCGACTACCAGTAA
- a CDS encoding NADH-quinone oxidoreductase subunit J produces MVYETLAFALFALVTVGCSLGVVLVRDIWHSALLLGGALLSVAVHYVMLQAEFLAAMQILVYVGGVLILITFAVMLTRTDPEVSST; encoded by the coding sequence ATGGTTTATGAAACCCTGGCGTTCGCGCTGTTCGCCCTCGTTACCGTGGGCTGCAGCCTGGGCGTCGTCCTCGTGCGGGACATCTGGCACTCCGCACTCCTGCTCGGGGGCGCGCTCTTGAGCGTCGCGGTGCACTACGTGATGCTGCAAGCGGAGTTCCTTGCAGCGATGCAGATTCTCGTCTACGTGGGCGGGGTACTCATCCTCATCACGTTCGCCGTGATGCTCACGCGGACCGACCCGGAGGTGAGTAGCACATGA
- a CDS encoding proton-conducting membrane transporter, whose amino-acid sequence MTTKPQLNDDSNFLPGLAALGLFVVMAVVFLQAEFGDPQGFPADVSIVASIGYAMFNISADQLQQQIVSAEGFLAAFLIMAIALDVAIDAAVYLAKREEAGEVVTALVDDVRSDDPTSGGEPTDGRGPAARADGGVADDTTTGGDR is encoded by the coding sequence ATGACGACTAAACCGCAGTTGAACGACGACTCGAACTTCCTCCCGGGGCTCGCGGCCCTGGGACTGTTCGTCGTGATGGCTGTCGTGTTCCTGCAGGCGGAGTTCGGTGACCCGCAGGGGTTCCCGGCCGACGTCAGCATCGTCGCCAGTATCGGCTACGCGATGTTCAACATCTCGGCGGACCAACTGCAGCAACAGATCGTGAGCGCCGAGGGCTTCCTCGCGGCGTTTCTCATCATGGCGATCGCGCTCGACGTCGCCATCGACGCCGCCGTTTACCTCGCAAAGCGCGAGGAGGCCGGCGAAGTCGTGACGGCGCTCGTCGACGACGTTCGCAGCGACGACCCGACCAGCGGCGGCGAGCCGACCGACGGACGCGGCCCCGCCGCGCGAGCAGATGGTGGCGTCGCTGACGACACGACTACCGGAGGTGACCGCTGA
- the nuoK gene encoding NADH-quinone oxidoreductase subunit NuoK, translating into MVPPQYYLLLAGAVFCIGLFGILTRRNALLFLMSVELMLNAANINLVAFSVYWGNVTGQTLSLFTMALAAAEVAIGIGIILTLYRNFGDVDVTDAASMRW; encoded by the coding sequence ATGGTGCCCCCGCAGTACTACCTGCTTCTCGCGGGTGCCGTCTTCTGTATCGGTCTGTTCGGCATCCTCACGCGTCGGAACGCGCTGTTGTTCCTGATGTCGGTCGAGTTGATGCTGAACGCGGCGAACATCAACCTCGTCGCCTTCTCGGTGTACTGGGGCAACGTAACGGGCCAGACGCTGAGCCTGTTCACGATGGCGCTGGCGGCCGCGGAGGTCGCCATCGGCATCGGCATCATCCTCACGCTCTACCGCAACTTCGGTGACGTGGACGTGACGGACGCAGCGTCGATGAGGTGGTAA